One Campylobacter concisus DNA segment encodes these proteins:
- a CDS encoding lysophospholipid acyltransferase family protein: MASCKFKNTLEKVALNVGVFFIYILMWLIFLTCKKSYTPNFLPQNGCVVVFWHGRLSFMSFAYRQWWSRQNRKQGKVIISDHKDGELITKVIKFFGIGTIRGSSSKGGARALIEALREIKQGHDVIITPDGPRGPRHSVADGAAVIAQKSSCEIYALNFEANSFWEFKSWDKMILPKPFSTINFSLSAPFSVANLEQKEAKEKIQNELWQASQNDGGKSVLQNKEDFRSNLKIWWKKYAHKNPQISDEIREILDEIYEK; this comes from the coding sequence ATGGCGAGCTGCAAATTTAAAAACACCCTTGAAAAGGTCGCCCTAAATGTTGGCGTCTTTTTCATATACATTTTGATGTGGCTCATTTTTCTAACCTGCAAAAAGAGCTACACTCCAAATTTCCTACCACAAAATGGCTGCGTCGTCGTCTTTTGGCACGGCAGACTTAGCTTTATGAGCTTTGCTTACAGGCAGTGGTGGAGCAGACAAAATAGAAAACAAGGCAAGGTGATAATAAGCGACCACAAAGATGGCGAGCTCATCACCAAAGTAATCAAATTTTTTGGCATCGGTACCATTAGAGGCAGCAGCTCAAAAGGCGGCGCAAGGGCGCTTATAGAGGCTCTAAGAGAGATAAAACAAGGTCACGATGTCATCATCACACCAGATGGCCCACGCGGACCAAGACATAGCGTAGCAGACGGAGCTGCGGTGATCGCGCAAAAGTCATCTTGTGAAATTTATGCTCTAAATTTTGAAGCAAACTCGTTTTGGGAGTTTAAAAGCTGGGATAAGATGATACTTCCAAAGCCATTTTCAACTATAAATTTTAGCCTCTCAGCACCTTTTAGTGTGGCAAATTTAGAGCAAAAAGAGGCAAAAGAGAAGATACAAAACGAGCTTTGGCAGGCCTCACAAAATGACGGCGGCAAGAGCGTGCTACAAAATAAAGAGGACTTTAGGTCAAATTTAAAAATTTGGTGGAAAAAATATGCGCATAAAAATCCGCAAATAAGCGACGAAATAAGAGAAATTTTGGACGAAATTTATGAAAAATAA
- the miaB gene encoding tRNA (N6-isopentenyl adenosine(37)-C2)-methylthiotransferase MiaB: MSKKLFIQTLGCAMNVRDSEHIIAELSQKEDYSLTQNIEEADLILINTCSVREKPVHKLFSEVGAFEKAKKRGAKIGVCGCTASHLGSEIFKRAPYVDFVLGARNVSKITKAVNTPKFISTDINHDESEYAFGEFRGSPYKSHINISIGCDKKCTYCIVPHTRGDEISIPSSLILKEVEKAANSGAKEIFLLGQNVNNYGKRFSGAQENIDFSDLLVKISEIEGVERIRFTSPHPLHMDDKFLEIFTNNPKICKSMHMPLQSGNTKVLREMKRGYTKEWFLDRALKLRKMCPDVSISTDIIVAFPGESDNEFEDTMDVLEQVRFEQIFSFKYSPRPLTKAATFTNQIDDKTASERLTRLQNRHSEILDEIVAAQKDKIFDVYFEELRANGGVAGRSFNNFLVQVDGSEELLGTTQKVKITNPKRMVLYGELQI, encoded by the coding sequence ATGAGTAAAAAACTCTTTATCCAAACTCTAGGTTGTGCTATGAATGTTCGTGACAGCGAGCATATCATAGCCGAGCTCTCACAAAAAGAAGACTACTCCTTAACACAAAACATCGAAGAAGCTGATTTAATCCTTATAAATACCTGCTCGGTTCGTGAAAAGCCAGTTCACAAGCTCTTTAGCGAGGTTGGAGCCTTTGAAAAAGCCAAAAAAAGAGGTGCAAAGATAGGCGTTTGCGGCTGCACTGCAAGCCATTTGGGTAGTGAAATTTTTAAGCGCGCACCTTATGTTGATTTTGTCCTTGGCGCAAGAAACGTCAGCAAGATCACAAAGGCGGTAAATACGCCTAAATTTATCTCAACCGACATCAACCACGACGAGAGCGAATACGCATTTGGCGAGTTTAGAGGCTCGCCATACAAAAGCCACATCAACATCTCGATCGGCTGCGACAAAAAATGCACCTACTGCATCGTCCCACACACCAGAGGCGATGAAATTTCCATCCCTTCAAGCCTTATTTTAAAAGAGGTAGAAAAGGCTGCAAACAGCGGTGCAAAAGAGATATTTTTACTAGGGCAAAATGTCAATAACTACGGCAAAAGATTTTCAGGCGCGCAAGAAAATATCGATTTTAGCGACCTTCTAGTGAAGATAAGCGAGATAGAGGGCGTTGAGAGGATAAGATTTACAAGCCCACATCCACTTCACATGGATGATAAATTTCTTGAAATTTTTACAAATAACCCAAAAATTTGCAAGTCGATGCACATGCCACTTCAAAGCGGAAACACCAAAGTTTTGCGCGAGATGAAGCGCGGATACACAAAAGAGTGGTTTTTAGACCGCGCGCTAAAACTTAGAAAGATGTGCCCAGATGTTAGCATCTCAACTGATATCATCGTCGCATTTCCAGGCGAGAGCGACAATGAATTTGAAGATACGATGGACGTGCTTGAGCAAGTTAGATTTGAGCAAATTTTTAGCTTTAAGTATTCACCTCGTCCGCTCACAAAGGCAGCTACTTTTACAAATCAAATAGATGATAAAACAGCTTCAGAAAGGCTAACACGCCTGCAAAATCGCCACAGCGAAATTTTAGACGAGATCGTGGCGGCGCAAAAAGATAAAATTTTTGATGTCTATTTTGAAGAGCTAAGGGCAAATGGCGGCGTTGCTGGGCGAAGTTTTAACAACTTTTTGGTTCAAGTTGATGGCAGCGAAGAGCTTCTTGGCACTACGCAAAAAGTAAAGATCACAAACCCAAAACGAATGGTTTTGTATGGCGAGCTGCAAATTTAA
- a CDS encoding HP0268 family nuclease → MELKLARAELDAKPKTISLEKIEAAVEKEGQKIFYFDKENTHKQLIALVEHFEEKGLSVYHRTVKYGLDDSDYMYEVHIL, encoded by the coding sequence ATGGAGCTAAAACTTGCAAGAGCCGAATTAGACGCAAAACCAAAAACGATTTCACTAGAAAAGATAGAGGCAGCTGTCGAAAAAGAGGGTCAGAAAATTTTCTATTTTGATAAAGAAAACACGCACAAACAGCTAATCGCCTTAGTCGAGCACTTTGAAGAAAAAGGGCTAAGCGTTTATCACAGAACCGTGAAATACGGGCTTGATGATAGCGATTATATGTATGAAGTGCATATACTTTAA
- the nusA gene encoding transcription termination factor NusA yields the protein MERISDIIESIANEKNLEIEDVKERVIRALINTAKRVYGENYEYDVSIDANKNLKLYQKISIVANDDERLAEDNEHFLSLKEAKKIDSGVEIGDELTYELSLDNLGRTAAQTLHKELEYHIQRLVEEKILQKYNEMSGHMVFGPVVRVDNDENTFIEIDELRAILPRKNRIKGEKFKVGDVVKAVIRKVFTDKNLGIKVELSRTSPKFLEALLTSEVPEIKDGGIIIQGSARIPGERAKVALISTTPNIDPVGATVGTKGVRINAVSKELHGESIDAIEYTTEPAILVARAMAPAIITSVKIEENKAIVTLASEQKSKAIGKNGINIRLASMLTGYEIELNELGSKTSSSGENGEMVKDLKALFGDN from the coding sequence ATGGAAAGAATTTCAGATATCATCGAGTCAATTGCAAATGAGAAAAATTTAGAGATAGAAGATGTAAAAGAGCGCGTCATAAGAGCCTTAATAAACACTGCAAAAAGGGTTTATGGAGAAAATTATGAGTATGACGTGAGCATCGATGCTAATAAAAATTTAAAGCTTTATCAAAAAATTTCAATCGTAGCAAACGACGATGAGAGGCTTGCTGAAGACAATGAGCACTTTTTAAGCTTAAAAGAGGCTAAAAAGATAGATAGTGGCGTAGAGATCGGCGATGAGCTAACTTACGAGCTAAGCCTTGATAACCTTGGTAGAACAGCCGCCCAAACGCTTCACAAGGAGCTTGAGTATCACATCCAACGCCTAGTAGAAGAGAAAATTTTACAAAAATATAATGAGATGAGCGGTCACATGGTTTTTGGTCCGGTTGTTAGGGTGGATAACGATGAAAACACATTTATCGAGATAGACGAGCTTCGTGCCATCTTACCACGTAAAAACCGCATAAAAGGCGAGAAATTTAAAGTAGGCGACGTGGTAAAAGCGGTCATTAGAAAAGTTTTTACAGATAAAAATTTAGGCATAAAGGTCGAACTTTCAAGGACTTCGCCTAAATTTCTTGAAGCACTGCTAACTTCAGAGGTGCCTGAGATAAAAGATGGCGGCATCATCATCCAAGGAAGTGCGAGGATCCCTGGCGAAAGGGCTAAAGTAGCGCTCATCTCAACCACTCCAAACATCGATCCAGTCGGTGCAACTGTCGGCACAAAGGGCGTTAGGATAAATGCCGTAAGCAAAGAGCTTCATGGTGAGAGCATCGATGCGATCGAGTACACCACTGAGCCAGCGATATTGGTAGCTCGCGCTATGGCACCTGCGATCATCACATCTGTAAAGATCGAAGAAAACAAGGCGATCGTGACACTTGCGAGCGAGCAAAAGAGCAAAGCTATCGGCAAAAATGGCATAAATATCCGCCTTGCAAGCATGCTAACTGGCTATGAGATCGAGCTAAACGAGCTTGGCTCAAAAACTAGCAGCAGTGGCGAAAATGGCGAAATGGTTAAAGATCTAAAAGCACTTTTTGGTGATAACTAA
- a CDS encoding GNAT family N-acetyltransferase produces MKFEIRKATEGDIDVICELVRELASYEKMSDQVTFTNEIFADSIFNKNHAKALICESEGRAIGYAIYFYTFSTFLGLGGMYLEDIYVKKEFRNQGIGKAFFKFLAQICKDENLKRLEWCCLNWNEPSIKFYESMGANNQSLEWRTYRLDGENLEKLVNL; encoded by the coding sequence ATGAAATTTGAAATAAGAAAAGCGACTGAGGGCGATATAGACGTGATCTGTGAGCTTGTAAGAGAGCTTGCAAGCTATGAAAAGATGAGTGATCAAGTCACTTTTACAAATGAAATTTTTGCAGACTCCATCTTTAATAAAAATCACGCAAAAGCCCTTATCTGCGAAAGCGAGGGCAGGGCGATAGGATATGCTATCTACTTTTACACATTTTCTACATTTTTGGGGCTTGGCGGGATGTACCTTGAGGACATCTACGTCAAAAAAGAGTTTAGAAATCAAGGCATCGGCAAGGCGTTTTTTAAATTTCTAGCTCAAATTTGCAAGGATGAAAATTTAAAAAGGCTTGAGTGGTGCTGCCTAAACTGGAACGAGCCAAGCATCAAATTTTATGAAAGCATGGGCGCTAATAATCAATCTCTTGAGTGGAGAACCTACCGCTTAGACGGCGAAAATTTAGAAAAACTGGTAAATTTATAG
- a CDS encoding outer membrane beta-barrel protein → MKNVVLKVALGLSLASAAALAQGAFVGVEGDYSFGSKLKVKRGDGSKDSIKKAQPGLGLKAGYDFDVARVYGAYIYDFQAKKSLGDEDGTVVKWNTHKFIVGADYTPSVAKDLKLILGGYTGFSKLKLDVFDTHDGSEKGNATGWILGARFGAEYSINENNAVEFGLKADRTDYGKISKFNLVDIKETNVGLYMGYTYKF, encoded by the coding sequence ATGAAAAATGTAGTTTTAAAAGTTGCTTTAGGTTTAAGCCTAGCTAGTGCCGCTGCTTTAGCACAAGGAGCCTTTGTAGGAGTTGAAGGAGACTACTCTTTTGGATCAAAATTAAAAGTAAAAAGAGGTGATGGATCAAAAGATAGCATTAAAAAAGCACAACCAGGTCTTGGTCTAAAAGCTGGCTATGACTTTGATGTGGCTAGAGTTTATGGTGCTTACATATATGACTTTCAAGCCAAAAAGTCACTTGGTGACGAAGATGGCACAGTAGTAAAATGGAATACACATAAATTTATAGTTGGAGCTGACTACACTCCAAGCGTAGCAAAAGATCTTAAACTAATTCTTGGTGGCTACACTGGTTTTTCAAAACTTAAATTGGATGTATTTGACACACATGATGGCTCTGAAAAAGGCAACGCAACTGGCTGGATACTAGGTGCAAGATTTGGTGCTGAGTACTCTATAAATGAAAATAATGCAGTTGAGTTTGGTCTAAAAGCTGATAGAACCGACTACGGCAAGATCAGTAAATTTAATTTAGTTGATATTAAAGAGACAAATGTCGGTCTTTATATGGGATATACATATAAATTTTAA
- a CDS encoding transcriptional regulator: MAKMTKRDMAYHLDVDVATLYNWRKHKPNLYRIVMLGFKFDELIEQSKKTCNELCEYENLINQDIEKFSK, translated from the coding sequence GTGGCTAAGATGACAAAACGTGATATGGCTTATCATTTAGACGTTGATGTCGCAACGCTTTACAACTGGCGAAAACACAAGCCCAACCTTTATCGTATCGTGATGCTTGGATTTAAATTTGACGAGCTTATCGAGCAGAGCAAGAAGACTTGCAACGAGCTTTGCGAATATGAAAATTTAATCAATCAAGACATAGAAAAATTTAGTAAGTGA